Proteins from one Gimesia maris genomic window:
- a CDS encoding DUF3592 domain-containing protein → MPGSKTSSSEQPPTEKELYCPRNFYLGILIGPILTLVGLDLFIFHFLSDIQDYYKFKDTVPTPVIKVLKVELSVGEDNTEEVCVNYEYKTNGKIYTGDRASIYRGRDNFGSFHRDLYQRIKLFQENKSDELVCYVNPQNPAESVIDNSSRPSRFLAELVFSLIALGWGLNMCIGTLLNKKRYFESD, encoded by the coding sequence ATGCCGGGATCGAAGACCAGTTCGAGTGAGCAACCTCCTACAGAAAAGGAATTGTATTGTCCGCGGAATTTTTATCTGGGAATCTTGATTGGTCCGATACTGACTTTAGTCGGGCTAGATTTATTCATTTTTCATTTTCTGTCTGACATACAGGATTATTACAAATTTAAGGACACTGTTCCCACACCCGTGATCAAAGTATTGAAGGTCGAACTCTCTGTTGGCGAAGATAATACGGAAGAGGTTTGTGTGAATTATGAATACAAAACAAACGGGAAAATCTACACTGGCGATCGCGCATCCATATATCGTGGGAGAGACAATTTTGGTTCTTTTCACCGCGACTTGTATCAGAGGATCAAGTTGTTTCAGGAAAATAAGAGTGACGAATTAGTCTGTTATGTAAATCCGCAGAACCCTGCTGAGTCAGTTATTGATAATTCGTCTCGCCCCAGTCGCTTTCTTGCGGAACTGGTGTTTTCTTTAATCGCCCTTGGTTGGGGACTGAATATGTGCATTGGAACGCTGTTAAACAAAAAACGCTACTTTGAGTCGGATTAA